Proteins found in one Cricetulus griseus strain 17A/GY chromosome X, alternate assembly CriGri-PICRH-1.0, whole genome shotgun sequence genomic segment:
- the Zcchc12 gene encoding zinc finger CCHC domain-containing protein 12, translating into MASILARMGNSRGQNPLPPWAHSMLRSLGRSLGPLMANMADRNMRLFSGRAEPAPGEETFENWLSQVTGVLPEWHMPEEEKVRRLMKTLRGPAREVMRLLHAANPSLNVADFLRAMKLVFGETESSVTAHSKFFNTVQTHGEKPSLYVIRLEVQLQNAIQAGVFAEREANKARLHQLLVGAELSRDLRFRLKGLLRVYANEPEHLPDFLELIRMIREEEDWDDTFIRRKRPRSESVMERALSPMAFQGSPPILISSADCNVIEIDDSPDDDSDEDVILVEAEDPPLPSSSAPPFLGRAISEDQVLVIESPNIPDIQVPSTSSGTRRKSNPVVEVRRPRKRRHAVHCVHCGEEGHSKETCDNENDKSQVFENLIITLQELTHTEEERAREFFGEPLDFSELQ; encoded by the coding sequence ATGGCTAGCATCCTTGCACGCATGGGTAACAGCCGGGGGCAGAACCCCTTGCCACCTTGGGCTCATTCCATGCTgaggtccctggggaggagtctcGGTCCTTTAATGGCCAACATGGCAGATAGAAACATGAGGTTGTTCTCTGGGAGGGCAGAGCCAGCCCCCGGGGAAGAAACCTTTGAAAACTGGCTGAGCCAAGTCACTGGGGTCCTGCCTGAATGGCATATGCCTGAGGAGGAAAAGGTCAGACGCCTAATGAAAACCCTTAGGGGCCCTGCCCGGGAGGTCATGCGTTTGCTCCATGCTGCCAATCCCAGCCTAAATGTGGCAGATTTTTTGCGGGCAATGAAACTGGTCTTTGGGGAGACTGAAAGCAGTGTGACAGCCCATAGCAAATTTTTTAACACTGTGCAGACACATGGAGAGAAACCATCCCTGTATGTGATCCGTTTAGAGGTGCAGCTGCAGAATGCTATCCAGGCAGGGGTGTTTGCTGAGAGAGAGGCAAACAAGGCTCGCCTGCACCAGCTCCTTGTGGGGGCTGAGCTCAGCAGAGACCTTCGATTCAGGCTTAAGGGGCTTCTCAGGGTGTATGCAAATGAGCCAGAGCACCTTCCCGATTTCCTGGAGCTAATCAGGATGATAAGGGAGGAGGAGGACTGGGATGACACTTTTATTAGGCGGAAGCGGCCCCGATCTGAGTCAGTGATGGAGCGGGCACTCAGTCCTATGGCATTTCAGGGCTCCCCACCAATTTTGATCAGCAGTGCTGACTGCAACGTGATAGAGATAGATGACTCTCCAGATGATGATTCAGACGAGGACGTGATCTTGGTGGAGGCTGAGGACCCACCACTGCCGTCCTCAAGTGCCCCTCCCTTCCTAGGCAGGGCTATATCTGAGGACCAAGTGCTGGTCATCGAGTCCCCGAACATTCCTGACATTCAGGTTCCTTCCACCAGCAGTGGCACTCGGCGTAAGAGCAATCCTGTTGTGGAGGTGCGTAGACCCAGGAAGCGAAGGCACGCAGTCCACTGTGTCCATTGTGGTGAGGAAGGGCATTCCAAGGAAACCTGTGACAATGAGAATGACAAATCTCAGGTTTTTGAGAATCTGATCATCACCCTGCAGGAGctgacacacacagaggaggagaGGGCAAGAGAGTTCTTTGGAGAACCCCTTGACTTCTCTGAGCTCCAGTAA